Proteins found in one Gardnerella vaginalis ATCC 14018 = JCM 11026 genomic segment:
- a CDS encoding GA module, producing MGGGVFVSSPAYADGYVDGTGNNIYYGYKTDASYTEARFHIEVDYYDTLEHAQAGKDEGKDPLGKFVRVHYLSNCAKKDGAADDWRFRPMWWYGVPKGLKNVQNITYTRVEKLTNQRGNQPFVPTGSSQFTFTDTNGYGVVSKKTYPTPKQWKSISNFYFDEQNVLANKGWKQLLGLNGGSYDNAGNTEGQWGDYQKETDGLQGIFVDWESAGQRFYDMTYVGEMTDDAWQKRDENPLRFAAGVYRFAGNWHYAVGQKHNTPKIADHLKLVYPEVTKVKDPSNLQDAEQKAIKEKITKANENTKYFKELVADNGVVVNKDGSATITFKDKTTRTMPASLLVSKDETDKDKYKPVMPERTPVVNLKNLTSDEKTKIRQAIIDANGGSSPNEFLKHVKQTNSQYEIRVQEDGSAKVTYADGSELTIPSTDLVLQGPKISDWAPYVVPDAIEVENLSKLTDTEKKQVTDAFDKANADLDVYIAAKKDDKTPVSFDKDFKNAIITWADGSTTEIPSWQFLKQKAAEQTPTPKPPTPKPAEEKKTFTVDLPDAPAQVKFDPFDKHATVAPGLITTLQNQLKGRTAKDANDPSKSVTITSATISIADGTVTFKADGYEDKVYPIGIFYKKEVTGTGTQNPTQQTPTSKTDTDPNNNKNTYKYFVTKTQINESKVSDVKPQEAAKALKQFVKDNYTGWTEQELASVTSNVAVGKNWTAKAGTTNLEPYNNGNGRVTSISVNSDNGLTVTGYQYADQDDANIDVSTETPLFIISADDLYAPNSGSQTPTDNTVEKLK from the coding sequence TTGGGGGGGGGGGTATTCGTTTCCTCACCTGCCTATGCTGACGGTTATGTAGACGGCACTGGCAACAACATTTATTACGGTTATAAAACAGACGCAAGTTATACAGAAGCTCGTTTCCACATAGAAGTGGATTATTACGATACTCTTGAGCATGCTCAGGCGGGCAAGGATGAAGGTAAAGACCCGCTTGGAAAGTTTGTTCGCGTTCATTATCTTTCTAATTGTGCCAAAAAAGACGGCGCAGCTGACGATTGGCGATTCCGCCCAATGTGGTGGTATGGCGTTCCAAAAGGCTTGAAGAACGTTCAAAATATTACGTATACGCGCGTTGAAAAACTAACAAATCAGCGCGGAAATCAGCCGTTTGTGCCAACTGGCTCTTCGCAGTTTACGTTTACAGATACAAACGGCTACGGCGTTGTGTCTAAGAAAACATATCCTACTCCAAAGCAGTGGAAAAGCATCTCCAACTTCTACTTTGATGAGCAAAATGTGCTTGCAAATAAGGGGTGGAAGCAGCTGCTTGGTCTTAATGGCGGAAGTTACGATAACGCTGGAAATACTGAGGGTCAGTGGGGTGATTATCAGAAGGAAACCGACGGCTTACAGGGCATTTTTGTAGACTGGGAGTCGGCAGGTCAGCGCTTCTATGACATGACTTACGTTGGCGAGATGACGGATGATGCTTGGCAGAAGCGCGATGAGAATCCGCTTCGTTTTGCTGCTGGCGTGTATCGTTTTGCTGGTAACTGGCACTATGCTGTTGGTCAAAAGCACAATACTCCAAAGATTGCGGACCATTTGAAGCTTGTGTATCCAGAGGTTACGAAGGTTAAGGATCCTTCTAATTTGCAGGATGCGGAACAGAAAGCAATTAAAGAAAAAATCACAAAAGCGAATGAAAACACCAAGTACTTCAAAGAATTAGTTGCTGATAATGGTGTTGTTGTGAATAAGGACGGCTCTGCAACTATCACCTTTAAAGATAAGACGACTCGCACTATGCCAGCTAGCTTGCTTGTTTCTAAAGACGAGACTGATAAAGATAAGTACAAGCCAGTCATGCCTGAGCGCACGCCTGTAGTGAATTTGAAGAATCTTACTTCTGATGAAAAAACTAAAATTCGTCAAGCGATTATTGATGCTAATGGTGGTTCATCTCCAAACGAGTTCTTGAAGCATGTGAAGCAAACTAATAGTCAGTATGAAATTCGCGTTCAAGAAGACGGCAGCGCAAAAGTTACTTATGCTGATGGATCAGAGCTTACTATTCCTTCTACAGATTTGGTGTTACAAGGACCAAAAATCTCCGACTGGGCGCCTTACGTTGTGCCGGATGCGATTGAGGTTGAGAATCTTTCAAAATTGACTGACACGGAGAAAAAGCAAGTAACCGATGCTTTCGATAAAGCAAACGCTGACTTGGATGTCTATATTGCAGCTAAGAAAGACGATAAAACTCCTGTAAGCTTTGATAAAGACTTCAAGAATGCCATCATCACCTGGGCAGACGGTTCAACAACAGAGATTCCTTCTTGGCAATTCCTAAAGCAAAAGGCTGCTGAGCAAACTCCTACTCCAAAGCCGCCAACTCCAAAGCCAGCTGAAGAAAAGAAGACGTTCACGGTTGATTTGCCGGATGCACCTGCTCAGGTAAAATTTGATCCATTTGATAAGCATGCTACTGTTGCTCCAGGTTTAATTACAACACTTCAAAATCAGTTAAAGGGTCGTACTGCAAAAGATGCGAACGATCCTAGTAAGTCTGTGACTATAACATCTGCAACGATTAGTATTGCGGATGGTACCGTGACTTTCAAGGCTGATGGATATGAGGATAAGGTTTATCCAATCGGAATCTTCTATAAAAAGGAGGTAACTGGAACTGGTACCCAGAATCCTACGCAGCAGACGCCTACGAGCAAGACTGATACTGACCCTAACAACAACAAAAATACTTATAAATATTTTGTTACTAAGACTCAAATTAATGAATCCAAGGTTTCTGATGTAAAGCCTCAAGAAGCTGCTAAAGCATTAAAGCAGTTTGTTAAAGATAATTACACTGGTTGGACTGAACAAGAATTAGCAAGTGTTACTAGTAACGTAGCTGTTGGTAAAAACTGGACAGCGAAAGCCGGTACAACAAATCTTGAACCATATAACAATGGTAATGGAAGAGTCACATCAATTAGTGTAAATAGTGATAATGGATTAACAGTTACTGGTTATCAGTATGCAGACCAGGATGACGCTAATATTGACGTATCAACTGAGACCCCATTATTTATTATTTCAGCAGATGATTTGTATGCTCCAAATAGTGGAAGCCAGACTCCTACGGACAACACCGTTGAAAAATTGAAATAG
- a CDS encoding GNAT family N-acetyltransferase, producing the protein MTVEFRPVKINDIDAIIEEYERTWGIANAVGADASRNLSRRFVLHYLEPSTFGTVATINGKFMGLLLARVYGDKVLFKQVKKMLEEQEAKMAIKGDSSHAKALDSAIGMGQIERKLEAMSHINDLTQAELELFIVSPDARGHGVGGGLWKRTMQHLRSRGVNRYFLHTDTACDVSFYDYHGLRRDATWAKKDHEKYANRVKDLVEDLYIYSGEPFVNRTKRFD; encoded by the coding sequence ATGACGGTTGAGTTTCGTCCAGTTAAAATTAACGACATTGACGCAATCATAGAAGAATACGAGCGCACATGGGGGATTGCGAATGCTGTTGGAGCAGACGCTTCGCGCAATCTTTCTAGGCGATTCGTGCTGCACTATTTAGAGCCATCCACGTTTGGAACTGTTGCAACGATAAACGGCAAATTTATGGGACTTTTGCTTGCGCGCGTGTACGGAGATAAAGTGCTGTTTAAGCAAGTTAAGAAGATGCTAGAAGAGCAAGAAGCAAAGATGGCTATTAAAGGCGATTCTTCGCACGCAAAAGCGTTGGATTCTGCGATTGGCATGGGCCAGATTGAGCGCAAGTTAGAGGCGATGAGCCATATTAACGACTTGACTCAGGCAGAGTTGGAGCTTTTTATTGTTTCTCCAGACGCTCGCGGGCACGGAGTCGGTGGCGGATTGTGGAAGCGCACAATGCAACATTTGCGCAGCCGCGGAGTGAATCGCTACTTTTTGCACACAGATACGGCTTGCGATGTTAGTTTCTACGATTATCACGGGCTTAGGCGAGATGCTACGTGGGCTAAAAAGGATCATGAGAAGTATGCGAACCGCGTAAAAGACCTCGTTGAGGACTTGTACATATATTCGGGTGAGCCGTTTGTAAACCGCACCAAGCGCTTTGACTGA
- a CDS encoding ATP-dependent helicase, which yields MNNNNVNAVKSTPNSAPSLEQKNVIEAPINQDVLIVAGAGSGKTYTMTRRVIHLIKSKVPPESILGLTFTNKAAAELLSRVSAEVSASGANGAKSFLKPEVMTYDAFFQSIVRRYGLLVGFNQNTMPLSDAGAMEIIKSIIGKYLDNPQNHNKNLNKLYDFDTLCSDVMKLCAEISCSMIGVDAQGNTCSSVPQAVQKIREWNNEFAEHLKNVIGNKKVESPLPAKSPAIPKYKKVKKTAGMSAEDVTKTSSEKFKQACKKYEKYWDDSCLQLCVNLYNSCVKRDILLDLVLQFDAEKKRVNMAQFSDFTIAAYYLVTHFPSICAQYRNQYSQVLLDEYQDTSTTQAMLINTLFHAENDAENDAENGGDNDGDFAASKRTHVMAVGDPFQAIYSFRGASTGAFCKFEQDFNINKQNKYSLTVTRRNSLFILKVANALTEPMRGENGDNSTQNASRRFSSIDDREVQVETLKPKEDASNGTIAALFMPSQAEEIDAVVRFAKKIVEKYGENPLEPQLAILFRSKANMPKYAEKLESAGIRTSIVGYSSLIEKPAVKDVLSLLKVVQDHSDSNSLMRLLATPRFALSTDDLGALAAIANSANTEYLYNIYSSAGLLEADLPKSQWDSAVRNLRNKANSGEISGQVINIYGGVYLADLIMRDFSTKNDQWVNQMQQKLSIGGFDAVKRLSKILHNVEGIQRNSLTNVMQAAVQALNVDIDTAVGSALKYKDFSNQIMLDDMRSVLDSLNAIVETYIQEMGEWQDVSLRGLISWIDSAKNLDSQSGSSVSSSSQTEPAQVVLMTVHQSKGLQWPAVAVVGLNEGAFPSNQGDSLKVDDNGQASARIPIEFGASVPCALRVDANILPHFPHTVTRAEAMHPEKAMQSLDSVQKIFDEIKPDRIKALCDFAEAVKEVDSCDSSDSGDFLSEETRRVYNAYKSQQNVDSMPFTQSEERGIQLHMDERHLMYVALTRAKFAALLTGSATSGDSAQSGRKRSASVFLNESINAIKNLNGAIKVQRCDSNEENKTESKESEEYEEQDVFGFIAGDDAQEFAAEFSKIAPQSDSSSLEPTLKWPCTLSSTIEKSLIESAKLVENCDSDLESVYDSSINTNPKSLLYKAKIFIQDADLTSQNDCDYSLEELAEKVNKISSGSRLNVTSLQKISKIAQNAKTSVYNNLLACIRPIPSIPSIDANLGTKFHAWAQQFVDSATPSESCECYEWKNIVKHGISLEKTPENRQKVIDDFNQSCKDSDSQSCALNQWKQRLIESRWAKRVPLAAEMPILMQIDNTEFANRIINGTLDAVFAGGLDASDTTKLYTIVDWKTGKRPKSAEDIRLKLEQLDWYRMLLARATNVDLRCIDATLYYVSEARAENREIHALCKTRDEILSEASF from the coding sequence ATGAATAATAACAACGTTAACGCCGTAAAATCCACGCCTAATAGTGCTCCAAGTTTAGAGCAAAAAAACGTTATAGAAGCGCCGATTAATCAGGACGTTCTAATAGTTGCTGGAGCTGGCAGCGGCAAAACATACACTATGACTCGCCGCGTAATACATTTAATTAAAAGCAAAGTTCCGCCAGAGTCCATATTGGGATTAACCTTTACAAATAAGGCGGCTGCGGAATTGCTAAGTCGCGTTTCTGCAGAGGTGAGTGCAAGCGGTGCAAATGGCGCAAAGTCATTCTTAAAGCCAGAAGTGATGACGTACGACGCGTTCTTTCAATCAATCGTAAGAAGATACGGGCTTTTGGTTGGCTTTAATCAAAACACAATGCCATTAAGCGATGCTGGCGCGATGGAAATCATAAAAAGTATAATCGGAAAATATTTAGATAATCCACAAAATCACAATAAAAATTTAAACAAATTATATGATTTTGACACGTTATGTTCAGATGTTATGAAACTTTGTGCTGAAATATCATGCTCAATGATAGGTGTAGATGCGCAAGGAAACACTTGTTCCAGTGTGCCTCAAGCAGTACAAAAAATACGAGAGTGGAATAACGAGTTTGCAGAACACTTAAAAAATGTCATAGGAAACAAGAAAGTCGAATCGCCATTACCTGCTAAATCACCAGCAATACCAAAATACAAAAAAGTCAAAAAAACTGCTGGAATGAGTGCGGAAGACGTTACAAAAACATCTTCAGAAAAATTTAAACAAGCGTGTAAAAAATACGAAAAATATTGGGATGATTCATGCTTGCAACTTTGCGTGAACCTATACAACTCATGTGTAAAAAGAGACATACTGTTAGATCTTGTTTTGCAATTTGACGCTGAAAAAAAGCGCGTAAACATGGCACAATTTAGCGATTTTACAATCGCAGCCTACTATTTGGTTACACATTTTCCTTCGATTTGTGCGCAATACAGGAATCAATATTCGCAAGTTCTTTTAGACGAATATCAAGATACTTCTACAACGCAAGCAATGCTTATAAATACGCTGTTTCATGCGGAGAATGATGCGGAGAATGATGCGGAGAATGGTGGCGATAATGATGGCGATTTTGCGGCGTCAAAGCGTACACACGTTATGGCAGTAGGAGACCCATTCCAAGCAATCTACTCGTTTAGAGGAGCGTCTACAGGAGCTTTCTGCAAATTTGAACAAGACTTTAATATAAACAAACAAAACAAATATTCGCTAACTGTTACACGCAGAAACTCGCTTTTTATACTAAAAGTTGCAAACGCACTAACTGAGCCGATGCGCGGAGAAAATGGCGATAATTCAACGCAAAACGCAAGTCGTAGATTTAGCAGCATTGACGATCGCGAAGTGCAAGTAGAAACTTTAAAGCCAAAAGAGGATGCATCAAATGGCACGATTGCAGCGCTATTTATGCCATCTCAGGCAGAAGAAATTGATGCAGTAGTGCGATTCGCTAAGAAAATCGTTGAAAAATATGGCGAAAATCCGCTTGAGCCGCAACTTGCAATTCTTTTTAGAAGTAAAGCAAATATGCCAAAATATGCTGAAAAATTAGAATCAGCAGGTATAAGAACAAGCATAGTAGGATACTCATCGTTAATCGAAAAGCCAGCAGTTAAAGATGTGTTAAGCCTCCTAAAAGTAGTGCAAGATCACAGCGACTCAAACTCACTTATGCGACTTCTAGCCACACCTCGTTTTGCGCTATCTACCGATGATTTGGGGGCATTAGCTGCAATCGCAAATAGCGCCAACACGGAATATCTTTACAACATTTACTCGTCGGCAGGATTATTAGAAGCAGATCTTCCTAAAAGTCAGTGGGATTCTGCCGTTCGCAATCTTAGAAACAAGGCGAATAGTGGGGAAATATCTGGGCAAGTCATAAATATTTATGGCGGAGTTTATTTAGCAGACCTAATAATGCGTGATTTTTCCACAAAAAACGACCAGTGGGTTAATCAAATGCAGCAAAAACTTAGCATTGGAGGATTTGATGCAGTAAAAAGACTTAGTAAAATCCTACATAATGTAGAAGGCATACAAAGAAACTCGCTAACAAACGTAATGCAAGCCGCTGTTCAAGCTCTTAATGTAGACATAGATACAGCAGTGGGGTCTGCCTTAAAATACAAGGATTTTAGCAACCAAATCATGCTGGACGACATGCGTAGTGTGTTAGATTCTCTAAATGCAATTGTAGAAACATATATTCAGGAAATGGGCGAGTGGCAGGACGTAAGTTTGCGCGGACTAATAAGCTGGATTGACTCAGCAAAAAATCTTGATTCTCAGTCAGGATCCTCTGTTTCATCTTCGTCTCAAACAGAACCAGCGCAAGTCGTGCTAATGACAGTTCACCAATCCAAAGGATTGCAATGGCCTGCTGTTGCTGTAGTTGGTCTAAATGAGGGCGCTTTTCCAAGTAATCAAGGAGATTCGCTAAAAGTTGATGATAATGGGCAGGCTAGCGCTCGCATACCGATTGAGTTTGGTGCAAGCGTGCCTTGCGCATTGCGCGTGGATGCCAACATTTTGCCGCATTTTCCGCATACAGTCACGCGCGCGGAGGCAATGCACCCAGAAAAAGCAATGCAAAGTTTAGATAGTGTGCAAAAGATTTTTGACGAGATTAAGCCAGATAGAATCAAAGCTTTGTGCGATTTTGCGGAGGCAGTTAAAGAAGTAGATTCTTGCGATTCTTCGGATTCTGGCGATTTTTTGAGCGAAGAAACGCGCCGCGTGTATAACGCGTATAAATCCCAGCAAAACGTTGATTCTATGCCATTTACGCAAAGTGAGGAGCGCGGAATTCAGCTTCACATGGATGAGCGTCACCTTATGTATGTTGCTCTTACGCGCGCAAAGTTCGCTGCTCTTTTAACAGGATCAGCTACATCTGGAGATAGCGCTCAAAGTGGCAGAAAGCGCAGTGCGTCAGTGTTTCTTAACGAATCAATAAATGCTATTAAAAATCTCAATGGAGCTATCAAAGTCCAACGCTGTGATTCAAATGAGGAAAATAAAACAGAATCGAAAGAATCTGAAGAATATGAAGAACAGGATGTTTTCGGTTTTATAGCTGGAGACGATGCTCAGGAATTTGCTGCAGAATTTAGCAAAATCGCGCCTCAGTCTGACTCATCAAGTTTAGAGCCAACACTTAAATGGCCTTGTACGTTGAGCAGTACTATAGAAAAATCCTTAATAGAATCAGCAAAACTCGTAGAAAACTGCGATTCTGATTTAGAATCCGTATACGATTCATCCATAAACACAAACCCTAAATCGTTGCTCTATAAGGCAAAAATTTTCATACAAGACGCGGACTTAACATCACAAAATGACTGCGACTATTCGCTAGAAGAATTAGCCGAAAAAGTGAATAAAATATCTAGCGGATCAAGACTAAACGTAACATCGTTGCAAAAAATAAGTAAAATCGCACAAAATGCAAAAACAAGCGTTTACAACAATCTATTGGCTTGCATTAGACCAATCCCGTCCATTCCTTCAATAGATGCAAACCTGGGCACAAAATTCCACGCTTGGGCGCAACAGTTTGTAGACTCAGCAACACCGAGCGAATCTTGTGAATGCTACGAGTGGAAAAACATTGTAAAACATGGAATATCGTTAGAAAAAACGCCTGAAAACAGACAAAAAGTTATAGATGATTTTAATCAAAGTTGCAAAGATTCAGATTCGCAAAGCTGCGCATTAAATCAATGGAAGCAACGGCTTATAGAATCGCGTTGGGCAAAACGAGTGCCGCTAGCTGCAGAAATGCCGATTTTAATGCAAATCGATAATACGGAATTTGCAAATAGAATCATCAACGGCACTTTGGATGCTGTTTTTGCAGGAGGACTAGACGCTAGCGATACTACAAAACTCTACACAATCGTTGACTGGAAGACGGGAAAGCGGCCAAAAAGCGCGGAAGATATTCGCCTAAAACTAGAGCAGCTCGACTGGTATAGGATGCTGCTAGCGCGCGCAACAAACGTTGATTTAAGATGCATTGACGCCACTCTTTACTACGTTAGCGAGGCGCGTGCGGAAAATCGCGAGATTCACGCATTGTGTAAAACGCGCGACGAAATTTTGAGTGAAGCGTCTTTTTAA